A single region of the Streptomyces diastaticus subsp. diastaticus genome encodes:
- a CDS encoding ATP-binding protein, protein MTVDEGDGDLIQFRQGLARAEGDHRPGVLRRPGDAPRIVSAPRRRGARRGAAVPATAGEARDLVQHALRDSFGPDAVAEAGGGLGESVVVADVLLVTSELVTNAIRHGGGLTGFDVQLGDAHLTLHVSDASSAVPTTTRADGPFDPDRPLVGGYGWPLVRRLAQDVSVRLQPGGGKCVTVTLPLF, encoded by the coding sequence GTGACAGTCGACGAAGGCGACGGAGACCTGATCCAGTTCCGGCAGGGCCTCGCCCGCGCCGAGGGCGACCACCGTCCCGGCGTCCTGCGCCGCCCCGGGGACGCGCCGCGGATCGTGTCGGCTCCGCGCCGTCGTGGGGCGCGGCGCGGCGCGGCGGTGCCCGCCACGGCGGGCGAGGCCCGCGACCTGGTCCAGCACGCGCTGCGCGACAGCTTCGGCCCGGACGCCGTGGCGGAGGCGGGCGGCGGCCTCGGCGAGAGCGTGGTCGTCGCCGACGTACTGCTGGTCACCTCGGAACTGGTCACCAACGCCATCCGGCACGGTGGCGGCCTCACCGGCTTCGACGTCCAGCTCGGCGACGCCCACCTGACCCTGCACGTCAGCGACGCCAGCTCGGCCGTCCCGACCACCACCCGCGCCGACGGCCCTTTCGATCCCGACCGCCCGTTGGTCGGCGGATACGGCTGGCCGCTGGTACGCCGCCTCGCGCAGGACGTCTCCGTACGGTTGCAGCCCGGCGGCGGCAAGTGCGTGACCGTCACCCTGCCCCTGTTCTGA
- a CDS encoding STAS domain-containing protein, with the protein MLERSGMDITTSAEPSAFVIGVHGDVDLHTAPALDAALARALREAAPRTVVDLSGTSFADSSILGSLLRALRDHRERERRLIIAGPMSDLVSRLFEVTGTLAAFETAPTVQVAREQ; encoded by the coding sequence ATGCTGGAGAGATCGGGGATGGACATCACGACGAGCGCGGAACCGTCCGCCTTCGTCATCGGCGTCCACGGCGACGTGGACCTGCACACCGCACCCGCCCTGGACGCCGCGCTGGCCCGGGCGCTGCGCGAGGCGGCGCCCCGGACGGTCGTGGACCTGTCCGGGACCAGCTTCGCCGACTCCAGCATCCTCGGCAGTCTGCTGCGCGCCCTGCGCGATCACCGCGAGCGGGAGCGGCGCCTGATCATCGCCGGGCCCATGAGCGACCTCGTCTCCCGGCTCTTCGAGGTCACCGGCACGCTCGCGGCGTTCGAGACGGCGCCCACCGTCCAGGTCGCCCGGGAGCAATGA
- a CDS encoding STAS domain-containing protein, with translation MTPPDDLDDTGLTLTAEPDAPGTLGLRLAGSLDHESADALVRAVARHLETPPAPRLLRLECAGLTTCDALGLAALLMLGRRARAADCLLRLENRPARLEKLLAVTGTHGYLVGQEPRQA, from the coding sequence ATGACCCCTCCGGACGACCTCGACGACACCGGCCTGACCCTCACCGCCGAGCCGGACGCCCCCGGCACCCTCGGCCTGCGGCTCGCCGGCAGCCTCGACCACGAGAGCGCCGACGCCCTGGTGCGGGCCGTCGCCCGCCATCTGGAGACGCCCCCCGCCCCCCGGCTGCTGCGGCTGGAGTGCGCCGGGCTCACCACCTGCGACGCGCTGGGACTGGCGGCCCTGCTGATGCTCGGCCGCCGCGCCCGCGCCGCCGACTGCCTCCTTCGCCTGGAGAACCGCCCGGCCCGCCTGGAGAAGCTGCTCGCGGTCACCGGGACCCACGGGTACCTGGTCGGCCAGGAGCCCCGGCAGGCCTGA
- a CDS encoding cobalamin B12-binding domain-containing protein → MTTRTPQGVATAVTGGSAEPLRGLLQDALLAGDEYAAAGVLFTALDEGLTVEQALLDVIGPVQAEVGLGWAANRLTVAQEHVATAVNDRIIAALAHRSPPPRAARGRITVACVEGEWHALPARLLAETLRLRGWRVDFLGAQAPTPHLIAHLHQSGPDLVALSSSIPTRLPTAHAAITACQAAGVPVLAGGAAFGTDGRYARLLGADGWAPDARAAAELAAGGPAVPPAVPHEPVEDLPHLADQEYTLVSRGRTRLVRETVDGLADRVPALRAYTERQRERTAEDIAHIVDFLATALYVDDDELFTGFLTWTAGILDARGVPARSLAPALELLGEPLRDFPRATRLLRRGGAALATA, encoded by the coding sequence ATGACGACACGTACGCCCCAGGGCGTCGCGACCGCTGTGACCGGCGGCTCGGCCGAGCCGTTGCGCGGGCTGCTTCAGGACGCCCTGCTGGCCGGCGACGAGTACGCGGCGGCCGGTGTCCTGTTCACCGCCCTCGACGAGGGGCTCACCGTCGAGCAGGCGCTGCTCGACGTGATCGGACCCGTCCAGGCGGAGGTGGGGCTCGGGTGGGCCGCCAACCGGCTCACCGTCGCCCAGGAACACGTCGCGACCGCCGTGAACGACCGGATCATCGCCGCCCTCGCCCACCGCTCACCGCCGCCCCGCGCGGCACGCGGGAGGATCACCGTGGCCTGCGTGGAGGGCGAGTGGCACGCCCTGCCCGCCCGGCTGCTCGCCGAGACGCTGCGGCTGCGCGGCTGGCGGGTCGACTTCCTCGGCGCCCAGGCCCCCACCCCGCACCTCATCGCCCACCTCCACCAGAGCGGGCCCGACCTGGTCGCGCTCTCCTCCTCGATCCCCACCCGGCTGCCCACGGCGCACGCCGCCATCACCGCCTGCCAGGCCGCCGGGGTGCCGGTCCTCGCGGGCGGAGCCGCCTTCGGCACCGACGGGCGGTACGCGCGGCTGCTCGGCGCCGACGGCTGGGCCCCGGACGCCCGCGCCGCCGCCGAGCTGGCCGCGGGCGGACCGGCCGTCCCCCCGGCCGTCCCGCACGAGCCGGTGGAGGACCTGCCACACCTCGCCGACCAGGAGTACACGCTGGTCAGCCGCGGCCGGACCCGGCTGGTCCGGGAGACCGTGGACGGGCTCGCCGACCGCGTCCCCGCCCTGCGCGCCTACACCGAACGCCAGCGGGAACGCACCGCCGAGGACATCGCCCACATCGTCGACTTCCTCGCCACCGCCCTCTACGTCGACGACGACGAGCTGTTCACCGGCTTCCTCACCTGGACCGCGGGCATCCTCGACGCGCGTGGCGTACCCGCCCGCTCCCTCGCCCCCGCCCTGGAACTGCTCGGCGAGCCGCTGCGCGACTTCCCCCGCGCCACCCGCCTGCTCCGCCGGGGCGGCGCCGCCCTCGCCACCGCCTGA
- a CDS encoding PP2C family protein-serine/threonine phosphatase, whose product MDATRSSPVGAPRARTGHPALPGAGYDAPWPVLAADMAGAVVTANAHAAALFPAAVPGAPLSAAVPRWLGAAHRAAVGAGPAPRTGEAGEPASGPVGERVYRAVPAPGRDGGTPHLVWWLSDDTERAAAEAALAVERERTAFLAEASNALLATLNTERCMEVTAQLAARHLADGVVVVLSGGGRRTPLARAVDGGGSTRALLTLDPADLPGLAEALQGFPPVPSRWIDPEALPDWVVPEEFGGPVGAVAVVPLPGHGVPAGALILLRRDGKRGFTEPEEVFARLFAARAGAALSAARMYAEQAAVTATLMRELLPPRLEQIRGVEFAGGYRASERGERVGGDFYDVHPEAGEAGASLVVLGDVCGKGLDAAVLTGRIRNTLQALLPMADDHPRVLRMLNDSLLSSHHTRFATLVLASAIRDGDAVRLDLTSAGHPPPLLVRADGTVEAADTRGSLVGALPEVEATTARVTLRAGETCLLYTDGVTEARGGPFGDRMFGEERLREALAECAGMPAEAVVERVQMLATQWVGGGEHDDMAMVAVTVPKSTAGVVSTALGGRGDA is encoded by the coding sequence GTGGACGCTACGAGGAGTTCCCCCGTCGGCGCGCCCCGGGCGCGTACCGGGCACCCGGCCCTACCCGGCGCCGGGTACGACGCCCCCTGGCCGGTCCTGGCCGCCGACATGGCCGGCGCCGTCGTCACCGCCAACGCGCACGCCGCCGCGCTGTTCCCGGCCGCCGTCCCCGGTGCCCCGCTCTCCGCGGCCGTACCCCGGTGGCTGGGCGCGGCACACCGGGCGGCGGTCGGAGCGGGCCCGGCGCCGCGGACCGGGGAGGCGGGCGAGCCCGCTTCCGGACCGGTCGGCGAACGGGTCTACCGCGCCGTGCCCGCCCCGGGCCGGGACGGCGGCACCCCGCACCTCGTCTGGTGGCTGAGCGACGACACCGAGCGGGCCGCCGCCGAGGCCGCGCTCGCCGTCGAACGCGAACGCACCGCCTTCCTCGCCGAAGCCTCCAACGCGCTGCTCGCCACCCTCAACACCGAACGCTGCATGGAGGTGACCGCGCAGCTCGCCGCCCGCCACCTCGCCGACGGCGTCGTCGTGGTCCTTTCCGGCGGCGGGCGGCGCACCCCGCTGGCCCGGGCGGTGGACGGCGGCGGCTCGACCCGGGCCCTGCTCACCCTCGACCCGGCCGACCTGCCCGGACTCGCCGAGGCGCTCCAGGGCTTCCCGCCCGTCCCCTCGCGCTGGATCGATCCGGAGGCGCTGCCCGACTGGGTGGTGCCCGAGGAGTTCGGCGGGCCGGTCGGCGCGGTCGCCGTCGTCCCGCTGCCGGGCCACGGCGTCCCGGCGGGGGCGCTGATCCTGCTCCGCCGCGACGGCAAGCGCGGCTTCACCGAGCCCGAGGAGGTCTTCGCCCGCCTCTTCGCCGCCCGCGCCGGAGCCGCCCTCTCCGCCGCCCGGATGTACGCCGAGCAGGCCGCCGTCACCGCGACGCTCATGCGCGAACTGCTGCCGCCCCGCCTGGAGCAGATCCGCGGGGTCGAGTTCGCCGGCGGCTACCGGGCCTCCGAGCGCGGCGAGCGGGTCGGCGGCGACTTCTACGACGTCCACCCCGAGGCGGGCGAGGCCGGGGCCTCGCTGGTGGTCCTCGGCGACGTCTGCGGCAAGGGCCTGGACGCCGCCGTCCTCACCGGCAGGATCCGCAACACCCTCCAGGCGCTGCTGCCGATGGCCGACGACCACCCGCGCGTCCTGCGGATGCTCAACGACTCGCTGCTCAGCTCCCACCACACCCGCTTCGCCACCCTCGTCCTCGCCTCCGCGATCCGCGACGGCGACGCCGTACGCCTTGACCTGACCAGCGCCGGACACCCGCCGCCCCTGCTGGTCCGCGCCGACGGCACCGTCGAGGCGGCCGACACCCGGGGCTCGCTGGTCGGCGCGCTGCCCGAGGTCGAGGCCACCACCGCCCGGGTCACGCTGCGCGCCGGGGAGACCTGCCTGCTCTACACCGACGGCGTCACCGAGGCGCGCGGCGGCCCGTTCGGCGACCGGATGTTCGGCGAGGAGCGGCTGCGCGAGGCGCTCGCCGAGTGCGCCGGGATGCCCGCGGAGGCCGTCGTCGAACGCGTGCAGATGCTGGCCACCCAGTGGGTGGGCGGCGGTGAGCACGACGACATGGCCATGGTCGCCGTCACCGTGCCGAAATCCACGGCAGGCGTGGTGAGCACCGCCCTCGGGGGCAGGGGCGACGCATGA
- a CDS encoding TetR/AcrR family transcriptional regulator — translation MSPKQQRGAATVERALAAALSVYAREGEQGLTVGAITRAGALSPGSLYHHFGNLDGLVHALVQRWLERLLAPLATALLEADSARDGVRAAVRAYLGFVREHPDAARLLHSATADRHGMAHARELRDAQEARLSPLAAWLQHHVATGELAALPPSLLESLILGPVVATARRHLTLGDTDLDEAARELPDRIWAAVRG, via the coding sequence ATGAGCCCGAAGCAGCAGCGCGGCGCGGCCACCGTCGAACGGGCCCTGGCGGCCGCCCTGTCCGTCTACGCGCGGGAGGGCGAGCAGGGCCTCACCGTCGGCGCGATCACCCGGGCGGGCGCCCTCAGCCCGGGAAGCCTCTACCACCACTTCGGCAACCTCGACGGGCTCGTCCACGCCCTCGTGCAGCGGTGGCTGGAGCGTCTGCTCGCCCCGCTGGCCACCGCCCTGCTGGAGGCGGACTCCGCGCGGGACGGCGTCCGCGCCGCCGTCCGCGCCTACCTCGGCTTCGTCCGGGAACACCCCGACGCCGCCCGCCTCCTGCACTCCGCCACCGCCGACCGCCACGGCATGGCCCACGCCCGCGAGCTCCGCGACGCCCAGGAGGCCCGCCTCTCCCCGCTCGCCGCCTGGCTCCAGCACCACGTCGCCACCGGCGAACTGGCCGCGCTCCCCCCCTCGCTGCTCGAATCGCTGATCCTCGGCCCGGTCGTCGCCACCGCCCGCCGGCACCTCACCCTCGGCGACACCGACCTCGACGAGGCCGCCCGCGAACTCCCGGACCGGATCTGGGCGGCGGTGCGCGGATAG
- a CDS encoding carbonic anhydrase, whose translation MQPLIDHARSYHRRSAERPEEFARLAQGQAPQVLFITCSDSRVVPALITGARPGELFELRTAGNIVPPYASRPPTGEAATVEYAVEVLGVADIVVCGHSHCGAVGALVRGDDLTAVPAVRDWFAHAAPRPEGPAGDPAVGGAVQNHVLTQLLRLRSYPCVERRLAHGTLRMHGWYYEVHTGSVLAHDARADLFRAL comes from the coding sequence ATGCAGCCGCTCATCGATCACGCCCGCTCGTACCACCGCCGCTCGGCCGAGCGCCCCGAGGAGTTCGCCCGGCTCGCCCAGGGCCAGGCCCCCCAGGTCCTCTTCATCACCTGCTCCGACTCACGGGTCGTCCCCGCCCTGATCACGGGCGCCCGCCCCGGCGAACTCTTCGAGCTGCGCACCGCGGGCAACATCGTCCCGCCGTACGCCTCCCGGCCGCCCACCGGGGAGGCCGCCACCGTCGAGTACGCCGTCGAGGTGCTCGGCGTCGCGGACATCGTCGTCTGCGGCCACTCGCACTGCGGTGCCGTCGGCGCCCTGGTCCGCGGCGACGACCTGACCGCCGTCCCCGCCGTACGCGACTGGTTCGCCCACGCCGCGCCCCGCCCCGAGGGCCCGGCCGGGGACCCGGCCGTCGGCGGCGCCGTGCAGAACCACGTCCTCACCCAGCTCCTGCGGCTCCGCTCCTACCCGTGCGTCGAACGCCGCCTGGCACACGGCACGTTGCGGATGCACGGCTGGTACTACGAAGTGCACACCGGCTCCGTCCTGGCGCACGACGCCCGCGCCGACCTCTTCCGGGCCCTGTGA
- a CDS encoding SulP family inorganic anion transporter, which produces MRAAEKAPRFPHLRQDFAASLVVFLVALPLCVGVAVASGVPAELGLVTGIVGGVVAGLMRGSSLQVSGPAAGLTVLVLEAVQDFGLAVLGVIVLAAGLLQLAMGLLKLGRWFRAVSVSVVEGMLAGIGLVLIAGQLYAAAGLAAPAAGLDKILQLPGALAGSLTSPTALTSLALGAGTVVVMAGWTHLPRRARAVPGALAAVLLATAVSLVFSLPVATVEVHGLLGSIQPPDAGAFGQVASLSLLGTVLAFTLIASAESLFSAAAVDRMHDGPRTRYDQELVAQGAGNTVCGLLGALPMTAVIVRSSANVQAGARTRASRVLHGVWLLLFAALLPGALALIPLPALAGILVHAGWKLIPLRSFAPLWREHRGEAVILAVTALAIVTVNMFEGVLIGLALAVAKTAWTASHVRLEVMDKGAGPVQAYLSGNATFLRLPRILDTLESLPQDRPVALDLSGLHHLDHACRTALENWAARHSASGTDQVRLTAAAETDARTGASPD; this is translated from the coding sequence ATGCGGGCCGCGGAGAAGGCCCCTCGCTTCCCCCACCTGAGGCAGGACTTCGCCGCCTCCCTCGTCGTCTTCCTGGTCGCCCTGCCGCTCTGCGTCGGCGTCGCCGTGGCTTCCGGTGTCCCTGCCGAACTGGGCCTGGTCACCGGCATCGTGGGCGGCGTCGTCGCCGGCCTGATGCGCGGCAGCAGCCTCCAGGTCTCCGGTCCCGCCGCCGGCCTGACCGTGCTGGTCCTCGAGGCCGTGCAGGACTTCGGCCTGGCCGTCCTCGGCGTGATCGTGCTCGCCGCCGGGCTGCTCCAACTCGCCATGGGACTGCTGAAGCTGGGCCGCTGGTTCCGGGCCGTCTCGGTCTCCGTGGTCGAGGGCATGCTCGCGGGCATCGGCCTCGTCCTGATCGCCGGGCAGCTCTACGCGGCGGCCGGGCTCGCGGCTCCGGCGGCCGGGCTGGACAAGATCCTCCAGTTGCCCGGTGCGCTGGCCGGGTCCCTCACCAGCCCCACCGCGCTCACCTCGCTCGCCCTCGGCGCGGGCACGGTCGTGGTGATGGCCGGCTGGACGCACCTGCCGCGCCGTGCCCGTGCGGTACCGGGAGCGCTGGCCGCCGTACTCCTGGCGACCGCCGTCTCGCTGGTGTTCAGCCTGCCGGTGGCCACCGTGGAGGTGCACGGACTGCTCGGCTCGATCCAGCCGCCCGACGCCGGCGCCTTCGGGCAGGTGGCGAGCCTGAGCCTGCTCGGCACCGTCCTCGCCTTCACCCTGATCGCCTCCGCCGAGAGCCTGTTCAGCGCGGCGGCCGTCGACCGGATGCACGACGGCCCGCGCACCCGGTACGACCAGGAGCTGGTCGCCCAGGGCGCGGGCAACACCGTCTGCGGGCTGCTCGGCGCCCTGCCCATGACGGCCGTCATCGTCCGCAGCTCCGCCAACGTCCAGGCGGGTGCCCGCACCAGGGCCTCCCGCGTCCTGCACGGCGTCTGGCTGCTGCTCTTCGCCGCCCTGCTGCCCGGCGCCCTCGCACTGATCCCGCTGCCCGCCCTCGCCGGCATCCTCGTCCACGCCGGGTGGAAGCTGATCCCGCTGCGCTCCTTCGCCCCGCTGTGGCGCGAGCACCGGGGCGAGGCGGTGATCCTGGCGGTCACGGCCCTCGCCATCGTCACGGTCAACATGTTCGAGGGTGTCCTGATCGGCCTGGCCCTCGCCGTCGCCAAGACCGCCTGGACCGCCTCCCACGTCAGGCTGGAGGTCATGGACAAGGGCGCGGGTCCGGTCCAGGCGTACCTCTCCGGCAACGCCACCTTCCTGCGCCTCCCCAGGATCCTCGACACCCTCGAGTCCCTTCCCCAGGACCGCCCCGTCGCGCTCGACCTCTCCGGTCTCCACCACCTCGACCACGCCTGCCGCACCGCCCTGGAGAACTGGGCGGCCAGGCACAGCGCCTCGGGGACGGACCAGGTCCGGCTGACCGCGGCGGCGGAGACGGACGCGCGGACGGGGGCGTCGCCGGACTGA
- a CDS encoding ABC transporter ATP-binding protein gives MATVTFDKATRIYPGSEKPAVDQLEIEIADGEFLVLVGPSGCGKSTSLRMLAGLEDVNGGAIRIGDRDVTHLPPKDRDIAMVFQNYALYPHMTVADNMGFALKIAGVNKSEIRAKVEEAAKILDLTPYLDRKPKALSGGQRQRVAMGRAIVREPQVFLMDEPLSNLDAKLRVSTRTQIASLQRRLGITTVYVTHDQIEAMTMGDRVAVLKDGLLQQVDSPRNMYDKPANLFVAGFIGSPAMNLIEVPITDGGVKFGNSVVPVGRDALKAAADRGDTTVTVGVRPEHFDVAEQNGAAAAALTKESSDAPAGLAVTVNVVEETGADAYVFGTVDLDGGSKDLVIRVSSRAVPEKGSTVHVVPRPGELHLFATSTGERLSD, from the coding sequence ATGGCCACGGTTACGTTCGACAAGGCGACGCGCATCTACCCGGGCTCGGAGAAGCCCGCGGTGGACCAGCTGGAGATCGAGATCGCCGACGGGGAGTTCCTCGTCCTGGTCGGTCCCTCCGGCTGCGGGAAGTCCACCTCGCTGCGGATGCTCGCGGGGCTGGAGGACGTCAACGGCGGTGCCATCCGCATCGGCGACCGCGACGTCACCCACCTGCCGCCCAAGGACCGGGACATCGCCATGGTGTTCCAGAACTACGCGCTCTACCCGCACATGACGGTCGCCGACAACATGGGCTTCGCCCTGAAGATCGCCGGCGTCAACAAGAGCGAGATCCGCGCCAAGGTCGAGGAGGCCGCGAAGATCCTCGACCTCACGCCGTACCTGGACCGCAAGCCGAAGGCGCTCTCCGGCGGTCAGCGGCAGCGGGTGGCGATGGGCCGCGCCATCGTGCGGGAGCCGCAGGTCTTCCTCATGGACGAGCCGCTCTCCAACCTCGACGCGAAGCTCCGCGTCTCCACCCGTACCCAGATCGCCTCGCTCCAGCGGCGCCTGGGCATCACCACGGTCTACGTCACCCACGACCAGATCGAGGCCATGACGATGGGCGACCGGGTGGCCGTCCTCAAGGACGGGCTGCTCCAGCAGGTCGACTCGCCGCGCAACATGTACGACAAGCCGGCCAACCTCTTCGTCGCCGGCTTCATCGGTTCGCCCGCGATGAACCTCATCGAGGTGCCGATCACCGACGGCGGCGTGAAGTTCGGCAACTCCGTGGTGCCGGTCGGCCGGGACGCGCTGAAGGCCGCCGCCGACCGCGGCGACACCACCGTCACCGTGGGCGTGCGCCCCGAGCACTTCGACGTGGCCGAGCAGAACGGCGCGGCCGCCGCCGCGCTCACCAAGGAGAGCTCGGACGCCCCGGCCGGCCTCGCCGTGACCGTCAACGTGGTCGAGGAGACCGGCGCCGACGCGTACGTCTTCGGCACCGTGGACCTGGACGGCGGGTCGAAGGACCTGGTCATCCGCGTCAGCAGCCGGGCCGTCCCGGAGAAGGGCTCCACCGTGCACGTCGTCCCGCGCCCGGGCGAGCTGCACCTCTTCGCCACCTCCACCGGCGAGCGCCTCAGCGACTGA